TATGATGGTCGTACCGGTGAACCATTCCACAACCGTGTATCTGTAGGTGTTATGCACTACTTGAAGTTGACCCACATGGTTGACGACAAGATCCACGCACGTTCAATTGGGCCTTACTCATTGGTTACTCAACAACCACTTGGTGGTAAAGCACAATTTGGTGGTCAGCGTTTTGGTGAAATGGAAGTTTGGGCCCTTGAAGCTTATGGTGCTGCTTACACATTGCAAGAGATTTTGACTTACAAGTCAGATGACGTTGTTGGTCGTGTAAAGGCATATGAAGCTATTGTTAAGGGTGAAAAGATTCCTAAGCCAGGTGTTCCAGAATCATTCCGTGTTCTTGTTAAGGAACTTCAATCATTAGGTTTGGATATCCGTGTTCTTGATATGAACCATAATGAAATTGAACTTCGTGATATGGATGAAGACTCAAGTGAACACTTGAACATCGATACTTTGTCACGGATGGCAGAAGAGCAAGAAAAGAAGAAGTTAGCCGAAGAAACTGGAAAATCAGAAGATAAAGACAGTAAAGAAAATGCAGATAAGCCGGTAGCTCCTGCAGATAAGTCTGACGATAAAGTTTCTAAATAGTAGGAGGTTAAACTTTTGATCGACGTAAATAAGTTTGAAAGTATGCAAATTGGTCTTGCATCACCTAACAAGATCAGAAGCTGGTCATATGGTGAAGTTAAAAAGCCAGAGACCATCAACTACCGTACTTTAAAGCCTGAAAAAGATGGCTTATTTGATGAGAGAATTTTTGGACCAACAAAAGATTGGTCATGTGCTTGTGGTAAGTACAAGGGCGTTAGATACCGTGGTATCGTTTGTGACCGTTGTGGTGTTGAAGTTACTTCTTCAAAGGTAAGAAGAGAACGTATGGGTCATATTGAATTGGCTGCACCTGTAACTCACATTTGGTACTTTAAGGGTATCCCATCAAGAATGGGATTAGTTTTGGACATTTCTCCAAGATTACTTGAAGAAGTTATTTACTTTGCTGCATACATTGTAATTGATCCAGGTGATACTGACCTTGAACCTAAGCAATTATTAACTGAAGCTGAATACCGTGAACAAAAAGCTAAGTACGGTAACCGTTTTGAAGCTAAGATGGGTGCTGAAGCTGTTCGCGATTTGCTTAAGAAAGTTGACCTTGATAAAGAAGTTAAGGATTTGAAGAAAGAACTTCAAACTGCCACTGGTCAAAAACGTACGCGTGCAATTAGACGGTTAGATATCTTGGATGCCTTCAAGAATTCAGGTAACAAGCCTGAATGGATGGTAATGGATGCCGTTCCAGTAATTCCACCAGATCTTCGTCCAATGGTTCAACTTGAAGGTGGCCGTTTTGCAACTTCAGATTTGAACGATTTGTACAGACGTGTAATCAACCGTAACAACCGTTTGAAGAGATTGCTTGATTTGAACGCACCTAATATTATTGTTCAAAACGAAAAGCGTATGCTTCAAGAAGCTGTTGATGCTTTAATTGATAACGGTCGTCGTGGTCGTCCAGTTGTTGGACCAGGTAACCGTCCATTGAAGTCACTTTCACATATGCTTAAGGGTAAGCAAGGACGTTTCCGTCAAAACTTGCTTGGTAAGCGTGTTGACTACTCTGGTCGTTCAGTTATCGATGTTTCACCAAAATTGAAGTTCTATCAATGTGGTGTGCCACGTCCAATGGCTTTGGAATTGTTCAAGCCATTTGTAATGCATGAATTAGTTAAACGTGGAATTGCATCAAACATCAAGAATGCTAAGCGTAAGATTGACCGTGAAGATGACGATATCTGGGATGTACTTGAAGATGTGATTAAGGAACGTCCAGTTCTTTTAAACCGTGCACCTACTCTTCACCGTTTGAGTATTCAAGCCTTTGAGCCAATCTTGGTACCAGGTAAGTCAATTAGACTTCACCCATTAGCTTGTGAAGCCTACAATGCCGACTTCGATGGTGACCAGATGGCTATTCACGTACCACTTTCTGATGAAGCTGTTGCTGAATCAAGATTGTTAATGTTGGCTGCTCACCACATTTTGGCTCCTAAGGATGGTAAGCCAATTGTTACTCCATCACAGGATATCGTTTTGGGTAACTACTGGTTAACTCAGGCCGAACGTGGTCGTGAAGGTGAAGGTATGATCTTCAGCTCACCAGCAGAAGCTGCTGTAGCTTACGAAAATGGCGATATTCACTACCATACCATTATTGGTATGTCTGCAGATGCTATGCCTAAAAAGCCATGGCCTAAGGGACATGAACACGGCATCTTTATTACCACTTATGGTAAGATTGTCTTCAATCAATTGTTCCCAGATGATTACTTCTATATCAATGAACCAACTGAAGAGAACTTGAACAATCCGTTGGATGCTAAGTACTTCTTAGGTGAAGGCGAAGAGATTGATAAGAAGATCGATGAAGTAGGCGATGATTTAATCGCTAGTCCATTTAAGGGAAGCTTCTTGTCAGATTCTATTGCTACTATTTACAAGTATTACAAGGTTCAAAGAACTTCAGAATACTTGGATGATTTGAAGAAGTT
This is a stretch of genomic DNA from Lactobacillus crispatus. It encodes these proteins:
- the rpoC gene encoding DNA-directed RNA polymerase subunit beta' produces the protein MIDVNKFESMQIGLASPNKIRSWSYGEVKKPETINYRTLKPEKDGLFDERIFGPTKDWSCACGKYKGVRYRGIVCDRCGVEVTSSKVRRERMGHIELAAPVTHIWYFKGIPSRMGLVLDISPRLLEEVIYFAAYIVIDPGDTDLEPKQLLTEAEYREQKAKYGNRFEAKMGAEAVRDLLKKVDLDKEVKDLKKELQTATGQKRTRAIRRLDILDAFKNSGNKPEWMVMDAVPVIPPDLRPMVQLEGGRFATSDLNDLYRRVINRNNRLKRLLDLNAPNIIVQNEKRMLQEAVDALIDNGRRGRPVVGPGNRPLKSLSHMLKGKQGRFRQNLLGKRVDYSGRSVIDVSPKLKFYQCGVPRPMALELFKPFVMHELVKRGIASNIKNAKRKIDREDDDIWDVLEDVIKERPVLLNRAPTLHRLSIQAFEPILVPGKSIRLHPLACEAYNADFDGDQMAIHVPLSDEAVAESRLLMLAAHHILAPKDGKPIVTPSQDIVLGNYWLTQAERGREGEGMIFSSPAEAAVAYENGDIHYHTIIGMSADAMPKKPWPKGHEHGIFITTYGKIVFNQLFPDDYFYINEPTEENLNNPLDAKYFLGEGEEIDKKIDEVGDDLIASPFKGSFLSDSIATIYKYYKVQRTSEYLDDLKKLGYTSSTTSGITIGMTDVPEIQDKDEKVAKARKQVDVVSKQFRRGLITEQERHDRVISIWNACKDKIQNEIAQIHAPRNPISIMADSGARGNISNFTQLAGMRGLMATPNGGLFEIPVTSNFKEGLSVLELFMSTHGARKGMTDTALKTAQSGYLTRRLVDVAQDVIIRDDDCGTDRGITVSAIMEGDEMIEPLFDRLVGRFTAETVKDPETGETIVGRDVMMDENMAHKICDAGVTHVKIRSILTCDTPHGVCRKCYGMNLATGEEVEVGEAVGTVAAQSIGEPGTQLTLRTFHNGGVAGAEDITQGLPRVQELFEARNPKGRATISEVDGVIDSIQENPAEHTREITVKGKIDTRSYSVPYTASVAVSEGDYVHRGDKLTLGSVDPKELIQVTDTLTTEKYILAEVQKAYRMQGVDIADKHVEVLTRQMLQKVRVLDPGETDILPGEVMDIGQFRDRNKEVIISGGIPATAQSVILGITKAALETNSFLSAASFQETTRVLTDASIRGKNDPLLGLKENVIIGKIIPAGTGMPVYRSMEPEADVKKPDSVYSIADIEKQMKEKDKAKQD